A portion of the Leptidea sinapis chromosome 13, ilLepSina1.1, whole genome shotgun sequence genome contains these proteins:
- the LOC126967736 gene encoding 40S ribosomal protein S9 isoform X1, producing MVNNRVPSVFSKTYVTPRRPFEKARLDQELKIIGEYGLRNKREVWRVKYTLARIRKAARELLTLEEKDPKRLFEGNALLRRLVRIGVLDEKQMKLDYVLGLKIEDFLERRLQTQVFKAGLAKSIHHARILIRQRHIRVRKQVVNIPSFIVRLDSGKHIDFSLKSPFGGGRPGRVKRKNLRKGQGGGATNDEEED from the exons ATGGTGAACAACCGCGTGCCGTCCGTGTTCTCCAAGACTTACGTGACGCCCCGACGTCCGTTCGAGAAAGCTCGACTTGACCAAGAGTTGAAGATCATCGGTGAATATGGGTTGAGGAACAAGCGCGAGGTGTGGAGGGTCAAGTACACACTGGCTCGTATCCGTAAGGCTGCGCGTGAGCTGCTCACTTTGGAAGAGAAAGACCCTAAGAGATTGTTCGaag GTAATGCATTGCTCCGTCGTCTTGTGAGGATTGGTGTGCTGGATGAGAAACAGATGAAGCTTGATTATGTGCTCGGTTTGAAAATTGAAGATTTCTTGGAACGTCGTCTGCAGACACAGGTGTTCAAGGCTGGTCTAGCCAAGTCTATCCATCATGCCAGAATCCTCATCAGGCAAAGACATATCCG AGTCCGCAAGCAAGTAGTAAACATCCCCTCTTTCATAGTCCGTCTGGACTCTGGTAAGCACATTGACTTCTCTCTGAAGTCGCCATTCGGAGGCGGCAGGCCCGGCCGTGTCAAGAGGAAGAACCTTCGCAAGGGACAGGGTGGCGGTGCTACCAATGACGAGGAGGAAGATTAA
- the LOC126967736 gene encoding 40S ribosomal protein S9 isoform X2, producing MVNNRVPSVFSKTYVTPRRPFEKARLDQELKIIGEYGLRNKREVWRVKYTLARIRKAARELLTLEEKDPKRLFEGNALLRRLVRIGVLDEKQMKLDYVLGLKIEDFLERRLQTQVFKAGLAKSIHHARILIRQRHIR from the exons ATGGTGAACAACCGCGTGCCGTCCGTGTTCTCCAAGACTTACGTGACGCCCCGACGTCCGTTCGAGAAAGCTCGACTTGACCAAGAGTTGAAGATCATCGGTGAATATGGGTTGAGGAACAAGCGCGAGGTGTGGAGGGTCAAGTACACACTGGCTCGTATCCGTAAGGCTGCGCGTGAGCTGCTCACTTTGGAAGAGAAAGACCCTAAGAGATTGTTCGaag GTAATGCATTGCTCCGTCGTCTTGTGAGGATTGGTGTGCTGGATGAGAAACAGATGAAGCTTGATTATGTGCTCGGTTTGAAAATTGAAGATTTCTTGGAACGTCGTCTGCAGACACAGGTGTTCAAGGCTGGTCTAGCCAAGTCTATCCATCATGCCAGAATCCTCATCAGGCAAAGACATATCCG GTGA